Within the candidate division WOR-3 bacterium genome, the region CTTTACAAAATTTTGATAATGAATATAATTACGCAGTATGGATGCGATCAAACTGGCGAATATCTATCGCTCGTTCAAAAGCCATTTCTGGCAGAAGAAAAAAGTGGTCCTGCACGATATCTCGTTGAGCGTCAAACAGGGTGAGATATTCGGTTTTCTCGGACCGAACGGCGCCGGAAAGACGACGACGATCAAAATCATAACCGGCTTGATCAGGGCGGATTCAGGCAGCGCCATGATACTCGGTTTTCCGGCGGCTTCAATCGAGGCAAAAAAGAAAATAGGGTTTCTTCCGGAATCACCGTACTTCTATGACCACCTGACCGGGTACGAGTTTCTGAAAATCCACGCATTACTCGGGAATTATACTGATTATAAAGAAAAGGTTTATCATCTTCTTGAAAAAGTGGGGTTAAAGGACGCCGTGCATCTACCCCTGCGTAAA harbors:
- a CDS encoding ABC transporter ATP-binding protein, yielding MDAIKLANIYRSFKSHFWQKKKVVLHDISLSVKQGEIFGFLGPNGAGKTTTIKIITGLIRADSGSAMILGFPAASIEAKKKIGFLPESPYFYDHLTGYEFLKIHALLGNYTDYKEKVYHLLEKVGLKDAVHLPLRKYSRGMLQRIGIAQALIAEPQILILDEPLTGLDPIGRKQIKELILEQKAQGKTIFFSSHILPDAEAVCDRIGIIINGRIMNVGELNKFLKKGLKTDEISLEDWFVDQVKVTEENKEKKDA